One genomic segment of Ancylobacter sp. IITR112 includes these proteins:
- a CDS encoding amino acid ABC transporter permease, which translates to MFDWSVITQNAHLFAWGLVVTLEYTVITCVLGLIVGLLIALVQLSPLKALRIIGMLFVEFFRNVPLLVWLLWSYYALPIFAGINISKQAAGILALSLYGGAYYAEILRAGIQALDHGQADAAKALGMRSWQAMRRIILPQALRQMIPPLAGQTIIQMKNTTLLSVLTVPDLLYQASYVSSFTYRPMEVYTVVGLIFLAVLIPSNYLARRLEMRRH; encoded by the coding sequence GTGTTCGACTGGTCCGTCATCACCCAAAACGCCCATCTGTTCGCCTGGGGACTGGTCGTCACCCTCGAATACACGGTGATCACCTGCGTCCTCGGCCTGATCGTCGGGCTGCTGATCGCGCTGGTGCAGCTCTCGCCGCTCAAGGCGCTGCGCATCATCGGCATGCTGTTCGTCGAGTTCTTCCGCAACGTGCCGCTGCTGGTGTGGCTGCTGTGGAGCTATTACGCGCTGCCGATCTTCGCCGGCATCAATATTTCCAAGCAGGCGGCGGGCATTCTCGCCCTCAGCCTCTATGGCGGGGCGTACTATGCCGAAATCCTGCGCGCCGGCATCCAGGCACTCGACCATGGGCAGGCGGACGCGGCCAAGGCGCTGGGCATGCGCTCCTGGCAGGCGATGCGCCGCATCATCCTGCCGCAGGCGTTGCGCCAGATGATCCCGCCGCTTGCCGGCCAGACCATCATCCAGATGAAGAACACCACGCTGCTCTCGGTGCTCACCGTGCCGGACCTGCTCTACCAGGCAAGCTACGTCTCCTCCTTCACCTACCGGCCGATGGAGGTCTACACCGTCGTCGGCCTCATCTTCCTCGCCGTTCTCATTCCCTCCAACTATCTCGCGCGCCGGCTCGAGATGCGCCGTCACTGA
- a CDS encoding amino acid ABC transporter ATP-binding protein has product MTRLPADAPALVEVSQLRKRYGSHEVLKGIDLTVYPGEVVALLGSSGSGKTTLLRCVNLLEQPASGRITVDGSTIFDRAPDGHDNARISGREVAAMRSRVGMVFQQFNLFPHMNVLANVMEGPRTVLGEADATNRARAMDLLAKVGMAEFADRMPGRLSGGQKQRVSIARALNMRPSLMLFDEPTSALDPELVGEVLNTMITLAREGMTMLVVTHELGFALEVATRVVFLDQGAICAEGTPQEVLLHPTIERVRAFVNRFHATAELMRPLLQT; this is encoded by the coding sequence ATGACCCGTCTTCCCGCCGACGCCCCCGCGCTGGTCGAGGTGAGCCAGCTCCGCAAGCGCTACGGCTCGCATGAGGTGCTCAAGGGCATCGACCTCACCGTCTATCCCGGCGAGGTGGTGGCGCTGCTCGGCTCGTCCGGCTCGGGCAAGACCACGCTGCTGCGCTGCGTCAACCTGCTGGAACAGCCCGCCTCCGGCCGCATCACCGTCGACGGCTCGACCATTTTCGACCGGGCGCCGGACGGGCACGACAATGCCCGCATCAGCGGCCGCGAAGTCGCCGCCATGCGCAGCCGCGTCGGCATGGTGTTCCAGCAGTTCAACCTGTTCCCGCACATGAACGTGCTGGCCAATGTGATGGAAGGCCCGCGCACCGTGCTGGGCGAGGCGGACGCCACCAACCGCGCCCGCGCCATGGACCTGCTCGCCAAGGTCGGCATGGCCGAGTTCGCCGACCGCATGCCCGGCCGGCTGTCGGGCGGGCAGAAGCAGCGCGTGTCCATCGCCCGCGCGCTCAATATGCGCCCCTCGCTGATGCTGTTCGACGAGCCGACCTCCGCGCTCGACCCGGAGCTGGTCGGCGAGGTGCTCAACACCATGATCACGCTGGCCCGCGAGGGGATGACGATGCTGGTCGTCACCCATGAGCTGGGCTTCGCGCTGGAGGTCGCCACCCGCGTCGTGTTCCTTGATCAGGGCGCGATCTGCGCCGAGGGCACGCCGCAGGAGGTGCTGCTGCATCCCACCATTGAGCGCGTGCGCGCCTTCGTCAACCGTTTCCACGCCACCGCCGAGCTGATGCGCCCGCTGCTTCAGACCTGA
- the dapA gene encoding 4-hydroxy-tetrahydrodipicolinate synthase, whose protein sequence is MSKTNWQGIHSVLVTPFLPEGPIDFPRFEALAEANIANGADGLIVCGSTGEFYAMSVAERVKLFEATVKVAAGRVPVLAGVSDLHTDVVLELTKAAETTGCDGILALPPIYAKPDLREAEHFYRRICAASGLPVMLYNSPVRIGVNITPDLVARLAEIPNVVAIKDSSGDIQQVAELCQKVKGELAVFVGYETMIRSSLPLGVVGVVAMAHQLSGRLVRAYFDACAAGDAATADRLEPALFAIYRCFKSGSFYAGIKAAMNALGQPVGIPREPLLPFTDAQQASVAKILAEADVAALINTLA, encoded by the coding sequence ATGAGCAAGACCAACTGGCAGGGCATTCACAGTGTCCTCGTCACCCCCTTCCTGCCCGAGGGGCCGATCGACTTCCCGCGCTTCGAGGCGCTGGCCGAGGCCAATATCGCCAATGGCGCCGACGGCCTCATCGTCTGCGGCTCGACCGGCGAGTTCTACGCCATGAGCGTCGCCGAGCGGGTGAAGCTGTTCGAAGCGACGGTGAAGGTCGCCGCCGGCCGCGTGCCGGTGCTGGCGGGAGTCTCCGACCTCCACACCGATGTGGTGCTGGAACTGACAAAGGCGGCCGAGACCACGGGCTGCGACGGTATCCTTGCCCTGCCGCCGATCTACGCGAAGCCCGATCTGCGCGAGGCCGAGCATTTCTACCGCCGCATCTGCGCCGCCTCCGGCCTGCCGGTCATGCTCTACAACAGCCCGGTCCGCATCGGCGTCAACATCACCCCCGATCTGGTGGCGCGCCTCGCGGAGATTCCGAATGTCGTCGCCATCAAGGATTCCTCCGGCGACATCCAGCAGGTCGCCGAGCTGTGCCAGAAGGTGAAGGGCGAGCTGGCGGTGTTCGTCGGCTATGAGACGATGATCCGCTCCTCCCTGCCGCTCGGCGTGGTCGGCGTCGTCGCCATGGCGCACCAGCTCTCCGGCCGCCTCGTGCGCGCCTATTTCGACGCCTGCGCCGCGGGCGACGCCGCCACGGCGGACCGGCTGGAGCCGGCCTTGTTCGCCATCTATCGCTGCTTCAAGAGCGGCAGCTTCTATGCCGGCATCAAGGCGGCGATGAACGCGCTCGGCCAGCCCGTGGGCATTCCGCGCGAGCCGCTGCTGCCCTTCACCGACGCGCAGCAGGCTTCCGTGGCGAAGATCCTCGCCGAGGCCGACGTCGCCGCCCTCATCAACACGCTCGCCTGA
- a CDS encoding proline racemase family protein has protein sequence MRSTRIIQGIDSHTAGCPLRLITSGFGPIRGATMVEKRADLMSRDWLRQLVLFEPRGSFNMPAAVLTEACSPNADIGMLILEPDTYPPMCGHCAMAVATIAVEAGYITAQEGETLVRLDTPAGVVPARVKVENGRAVSVTLEMPLSFLHQRDVMVETRSFGKVRADIAFGGDFYLIVKGADLGLDLTTDNAWALVSAAAELRAGLKDIPVQHPTLAHVNEIYQIEIVGEGDGVRFDGKNVVVCPPTVIDRSPCGTGTASRMAMLHGKGELKVGDSFRHAGILDTVFTGEIHGEATVGDLPAIRCTVTGSAYLTGSFNFFLDPNDPFQQGFRLTGV, from the coding sequence ATGCGCTCGACCCGCATCATCCAGGGCATCGATTCCCACACCGCCGGCTGCCCGCTGCGCCTCATCACCTCCGGCTTCGGGCCGATCCGCGGCGCCACCATGGTGGAAAAGCGCGCCGATCTGATGAGCCGCGACTGGCTGCGCCAGCTCGTGCTGTTCGAGCCGCGCGGCTCGTTCAACATGCCGGCCGCCGTGCTCACCGAAGCCTGTTCGCCCAACGCCGATATCGGCATGCTCATTCTTGAGCCGGATACCTATCCGCCGATGTGCGGCCACTGCGCCATGGCGGTCGCCACTATCGCGGTCGAAGCCGGCTACATAACTGCGCAGGAAGGCGAGACGCTGGTGCGGCTCGACACGCCGGCCGGCGTCGTCCCGGCGCGGGTGAAGGTGGAGAATGGCCGCGCCGTTTCCGTCACGCTGGAAATGCCGCTGAGCTTCCTCCACCAGCGCGACGTGATGGTGGAGACCAGGAGCTTCGGCAAGGTCCGCGCCGACATCGCCTTCGGCGGCGATTTCTACCTCATCGTCAAGGGCGCCGACCTCGGCCTCGACCTGACCACCGACAATGCCTGGGCGCTGGTGAGCGCGGCGGCGGAGCTGCGCGCCGGGCTGAAGGACATTCCGGTCCAGCACCCGACGCTGGCCCATGTCAACGAGATCTACCAGATCGAGATCGTTGGCGAGGGTGACGGCGTGCGCTTCGACGGCAAGAACGTCGTCGTCTGCCCGCCGACCGTGATCGACCGTTCCCCCTGCGGCACCGGCACCGCCTCGCGCATGGCCATGCTGCACGGCAAGGGCGAGCTGAAGGTGGGCGACAGCTTCCGCCATGCCGGCATCCTCGACACCGTGTTCACCGGCGAGATCCATGGCGAGGCCACCGTCGGCGACCTGCCGGCGATCCGCTGCACCGTCACCGGCTCGGCCTATCTCACCGGCAGCTTCAACTTCTTCCTCGATCCCAACGACCCGTTCCAGCAGGGCTTCCGCCTCACGGGCGTCTGA
- a CDS encoding aldehyde dehydrogenase, whose product MSHDFDPNGVTAITDHLIDGRRLAGDGAEIALIRPSDGAAIGTIRAADEALVDAAMRSAAKARTASGWATATALERARVLKAWADLIDARRTELGRLEAATTTRPVADVLTRDLVRAAGAVRYFAEWADKIEGSLIAGANSGTTFLKPEPYGVVASIAPFNFPAINAIWKSAPALVTGNAVVLKPSELTPSSAVMIAELAIEAGLPAGLFNVVQGAGATGSALVCHPLTGKITFTGSSATGARVMADAAMTGTKPLTLELGGKTPQLVMDDAHDLDALAATIAGGFLANAGQVCTAGTRLIAPRRLLDELTDKIIGLAQARVAGPTWDTRASLPPIISEKQAARIDRMLAETVADGATVLTGGRRCANMNAGAYVEPTVLSGVPDTSVGFREEFFGPVLSVYAYDDEDEALAMANHPSYALAASLYTTSAAKALALPARLSAGTVWVNGHGRQPDFATPQGGFAGSGFGKEMGRAGLEGFLRFKTVWLNHG is encoded by the coding sequence ATGTCCCACGATTTCGACCCGAACGGCGTCACCGCCATCACCGATCACCTGATCGACGGGCGGCGCCTCGCCGGCGACGGCGCGGAAATCGCGCTCATCCGCCCGTCCGACGGCGCGGCGATCGGCACGATCCGCGCGGCGGACGAGGCGCTGGTGGACGCAGCGATGCGCAGCGCCGCCAAGGCCCGCACCGCGTCCGGCTGGGCCACCGCCACGGCGCTGGAGCGGGCGCGGGTGCTGAAGGCATGGGCCGACCTCATCGACGCGCGGCGCACCGAGCTCGGGCGGCTGGAAGCGGCGACGACGACCCGGCCGGTGGCCGACGTCCTCACCCGCGACCTCGTCCGCGCGGCGGGCGCCGTGCGCTATTTCGCCGAATGGGCCGACAAGATCGAGGGCTCGCTGATCGCCGGAGCGAACAGCGGCACCACCTTCCTCAAGCCGGAGCCCTATGGCGTCGTCGCCTCCATCGCCCCGTTCAACTTCCCCGCCATCAACGCCATCTGGAAGTCGGCGCCGGCGCTGGTGACCGGCAATGCGGTGGTGCTGAAGCCTTCCGAGCTGACGCCCTCCTCGGCTGTCATGATCGCCGAACTCGCCATCGAGGCGGGTCTGCCCGCCGGCCTGTTCAATGTGGTGCAGGGCGCCGGCGCCACCGGCTCGGCGCTGGTGTGCCACCCGCTCACGGGCAAGATCACCTTCACCGGCTCCTCCGCCACCGGCGCGCGGGTGATGGCGGATGCGGCGATGACCGGCACCAAGCCGCTCACGCTGGAACTCGGCGGCAAGACGCCCCAGCTCGTCATGGACGACGCGCACGACCTCGACGCGCTCGCCGCCACCATCGCCGGCGGTTTCCTCGCCAATGCCGGCCAGGTCTGCACCGCCGGCACGCGGCTGATCGCGCCGCGCCGGCTGCTGGACGAACTCACCGACAAGATCATCGGCCTCGCGCAGGCGCGCGTCGCCGGCCCCACCTGGGACACGCGCGCGAGCCTGCCGCCAATCATCAGCGAGAAGCAGGCGGCGCGCATCGACCGCATGCTGGCGGAGACGGTGGCCGACGGCGCCACCGTGCTCACCGGCGGCCGGCGCTGCGCGAACATGAACGCCGGCGCCTATGTCGAGCCGACCGTGCTTTCGGGCGTGCCCGATACGTCGGTCGGCTTCCGCGAGGAATTCTTCGGCCCGGTGCTCTCCGTCTACGCCTATGACGACGAGGACGAGGCGCTGGCGATGGCCAACCATCCCAGCTACGCGCTCGCCGCCAGCCTCTACACCACAAGCGCCGCCAAGGCGCTGGCGCTGCCCGCCCGCCTCAGCGCCGGCACGGTCTGGGTCAACGGCCATGGCCGCCAGCCCGATTTCGCCACCCCGCAGGGCGGCTTCGCCGGCTCCGGCTTCGGCAAGGAAATGGGGCGCGCGGGGCTCGAAGGCTTCCTGCGCTTCAAGACCGTCTGGCTCAACCACGGCTGA
- a CDS encoding GMC family oxidoreductase: MSEHAYDYIVVGGGAAGAVLASRLSEASNLKVALIEAGRDTPPGLEPADTLDAYPIVAYFNRLYHWQNLSIHLNDPKPGAAGRRYEQARVMGGGTSINGQFAFRGVPWDYEHWREDGAEGWGWDDVLPYFRKLETDLDYGDSQLHGSHGPLPLRRIPEQDWSPFAKTVAKVLDKKGVPNIRDHNGVFDDGYFPMTINNVEGKRVSTARAYLTREVRARPNLTILAETEMTELLFEGSRVTGLKAQGPQGPVTLTAREVILSTGALQTPAHLMRAGIGPAAHLKEFGLNVRADRPGVGQNLQDHPMVAFAAYLPKSARLPASQRRHIQLGYRYSSGLPDTTPGDMFVLPSNRAAWHPLGRRLASILVCVNRPYSTGEVRLQGRDAATAPFVNFRQLSDERDLARLEDGMHRLWGIVTDPAMNGVIESIFPATFSERVRKLGAVSRTNWFMTLMAAGIMGTGPLARKLMIENIITPGLKAGEMMADREGLRAWIRENACGSWHASGTCRIGRPDDPRAVVDSAARVIGVEGLRVVDASIMPAVISANTMLTTIMAGEKIADTIKSGR, encoded by the coding sequence ATGTCCGAACACGCATATGACTACATCGTCGTCGGCGGCGGCGCGGCGGGTGCCGTGCTGGCCAGCCGGCTGTCGGAAGCCTCGAACCTCAAGGTGGCGCTGATCGAGGCCGGGCGCGACACGCCGCCCGGCCTTGAGCCGGCCGACACGCTCGACGCCTATCCGATCGTCGCCTATTTCAACCGGCTCTATCACTGGCAGAACCTGTCCATCCACCTCAACGACCCCAAGCCCGGCGCGGCGGGGCGGCGCTATGAGCAGGCGCGGGTGATGGGCGGGGGCACCTCGATCAATGGCCAGTTCGCCTTTCGCGGCGTGCCCTGGGACTATGAGCACTGGCGCGAGGACGGCGCCGAGGGCTGGGGCTGGGACGATGTGCTGCCCTATTTCCGCAAGCTCGAAACCGACCTCGATTATGGCGACAGCCAGCTCCATGGCAGCCACGGCCCGCTGCCGCTGCGCCGCATCCCGGAACAGGACTGGTCGCCCTTCGCCAAAACCGTGGCGAAGGTGCTCGACAAGAAGGGCGTGCCCAATATCCGGGACCATAACGGCGTCTTCGACGACGGCTATTTCCCGATGACCATCAACAATGTGGAGGGAAAGCGCGTTTCCACCGCCCGCGCCTATCTCACCCGCGAGGTGCGCGCCCGGCCGAACCTCACCATTCTCGCCGAAACCGAGATGACGGAGCTGCTGTTCGAGGGAAGCCGCGTCACCGGGCTGAAGGCGCAGGGGCCGCAGGGGCCGGTGACCCTCACCGCGCGCGAGGTGATCCTCTCCACCGGCGCGCTGCAGACCCCGGCGCATCTGATGCGCGCCGGCATCGGCCCGGCGGCGCATCTCAAAGAGTTCGGCCTCAATGTGCGGGCGGACCGGCCGGGCGTCGGTCAGAACCTGCAGGACCACCCGATGGTGGCCTTCGCCGCCTATCTGCCGAAATCCGCGCGCCTGCCGGCCAGCCAGCGCCGCCACATCCAGCTCGGCTATCGCTACTCGTCCGGCCTGCCGGACACCACGCCGGGCGACATGTTCGTGCTGCCGTCCAACCGCGCCGCCTGGCACCCGCTGGGCCGGCGGCTGGCCTCCATCCTCGTCTGCGTCAACCGGCCCTATTCCACCGGCGAGGTGCGGCTGCAGGGACGCGACGCCGCGACCGCGCCCTTCGTCAATTTCCGCCAGCTTTCCGATGAGCGCGACCTCGCGCGGCTGGAGGACGGCATGCACCGGCTGTGGGGCATCGTCACCGATCCGGCGATGAACGGCGTGATCGAGAGCATCTTCCCCGCCACCTTCTCCGAGCGCGTGCGCAAGCTCGGGGCGGTCAGCCGCACCAACTGGTTCATGACGCTGATGGCCGCCGGCATCATGGGCACCGGCCCGCTGGCGCGCAAACTGATGATCGAGAACATCATCACCCCCGGCCTCAAGGCAGGCGAGATGATGGCCGACCGCGAGGGGCTGCGCGCCTGGATCCGCGAGAATGCCTGCGGAAGCTGGCACGCTTCCGGCACCTGCCGCATCGGCCGCCCGGACGATCCGCGCGCCGTGGTCGACAGCGCCGCGCGGGTGATCGGCGTCGAGGGGCTGCGCGTGGTCGATGCCTCGATCATGCCGGCGGTCATCAGCGCCAACACCATGCTGACGACGATCATGGCCGGCGAGAAGATCGCCGACACCATCAAGTCCGGCCGCTAG
- a CDS encoding proline racemase family protein: protein MTMRRWISTIDSHTAGHPTRVVTGGVPPLKGDTVEARAEDFRARFDPLRTFLLHEPRGHAAMVGVVMTESTRADFGAFFLGSYKYLEMCGHATIGLAVTLDHMGLIGPADAPHSSFTLEVPAGIITVHVKREQGMVAAVTFENVPAHVAACNVLVTAAGVNVSADVVWGGNWYGLIAARAAGVELAPSGVSHAMAVGAALKAALNAKITAGAVPGASRPVDSILFYETEADDEGLVSRQLVVLESNKFDRSPCGTGSSARLAQMVARGELRLDQPIRTRNILGVDFTATARAVDGQPGAIAPHIVGLAHITGEHRFVLAAGDPLPDGFLCR from the coding sequence ATGACGATGAGGCGCTGGATTTCCACCATCGACAGCCACACGGCGGGGCACCCCACCCGCGTCGTCACCGGTGGCGTGCCCCCGCTCAAGGGCGACACGGTGGAGGCGCGGGCGGAGGATTTCCGCGCCCGCTTCGATCCGCTGCGCACCTTCCTGCTGCATGAACCGCGCGGCCATGCGGCGATGGTGGGCGTTGTCATGACGGAAAGCACGCGGGCGGATTTCGGCGCCTTCTTCCTCGGCAGCTACAAATATCTGGAGATGTGCGGCCATGCGACGATCGGGCTCGCGGTCACGCTCGACCATATGGGGCTGATCGGCCCTGCGGACGCGCCGCACTCCTCCTTCACGCTGGAAGTGCCGGCCGGCATCATCACCGTGCATGTGAAGCGCGAGCAGGGGATGGTTGCCGCCGTCACCTTCGAGAATGTCCCGGCCCATGTCGCCGCCTGCAATGTGCTTGTCACCGCCGCCGGCGTGAATGTCAGTGCCGATGTGGTGTGGGGCGGCAATTGGTACGGCCTCATCGCCGCCCGCGCCGCCGGGGTGGAACTGGCGCCGTCCGGCGTGTCGCATGCCATGGCGGTTGGCGCGGCGCTGAAGGCGGCGCTCAACGCCAAGATCACCGCCGGCGCGGTGCCCGGCGCCTCGCGCCCGGTCGATTCCATCCTGTTCTACGAGACCGAGGCGGACGACGAGGGGCTGGTGAGCCGCCAGCTCGTGGTGCTGGAATCCAACAAGTTCGACCGCTCGCCCTGCGGCACCGGCTCTTCCGCCCGGCTGGCGCAGATGGTGGCGCGCGGCGAACTGCGCCTCGACCAGCCGATCCGCACCCGCAACATCCTTGGCGTCGATTTCACCGCCACCGCGCGGGCGGTCGACGGCCAACCGGGAGCCATCGCGCCGCATATTGTCGGCCTCGCCCACATCACCGGCGAGCACCGTTTCGTGCTGGCGGCGGGCGATCCTCTGCCCGACGGCTTCCTCTGCCGCTGA
- a CDS encoding NAD-dependent succinate-semialdehyde dehydrogenase, producing MTDLSTYDETIELLIDGTWCQGSEGKSEALENPATGEVLATVPHASDADLARALDAAQRGFKVWKAMTAQARYTLMMKAADLIEARKERIGRLLTLENGKPLGEAVPEVQFAADATRWYAEEGKRAYGRIVPARMANVRQMVLKEPVGPVVAFAAWNFPSSNVIRKIAGALGAGCSIIIKPAEETPGTAVAIARCFQEAGLPAGVLNMVFGAPAHVSRVLLASPIPKAVTLTGSTAVGKELARLSADTLKRCTMELGGHAPVIVHGDADLELAARTLVAFKFRNAGQVCTSPTRFFIHESLYQPFVARFVELASALKVGNGLDAGTNMGPMIARRRLAVMEELVNDAVAKGASLKLGGTRVGNQGHFFAPTVLADVPADAAIMSNEPFGPIAPLTSFAGFDEVIERANALPYGLASFVFTRSGALAARTEEALDAGLVGVNHMAVSTPETPFGGVNESGYGSESGIEGLDAFLRTKFVTELAAL from the coding sequence ATGACCGACCTTTCCACCTATGATGAAACCATTGAGCTGCTGATCGACGGCACCTGGTGCCAGGGCTCCGAGGGCAAGAGCGAGGCGCTGGAAAACCCGGCGACGGGCGAGGTGCTCGCCACCGTGCCGCACGCCTCCGACGCCGATCTCGCCCGCGCGCTCGACGCCGCCCAGCGCGGCTTCAAGGTCTGGAAGGCGATGACCGCGCAGGCGCGCTACACGCTGATGATGAAGGCCGCCGACCTCATCGAGGCGCGCAAGGAGCGCATCGGCCGCCTCCTGACGCTGGAGAACGGCAAGCCGCTCGGCGAAGCCGTGCCGGAGGTGCAGTTCGCCGCCGATGCCACCCGCTGGTACGCGGAAGAAGGCAAGCGCGCCTATGGCCGCATCGTGCCCGCCCGCATGGCCAATGTCCGCCAGATGGTGCTGAAGGAGCCGGTCGGCCCGGTGGTGGCCTTCGCCGCCTGGAACTTTCCGTCCTCCAACGTCATCCGCAAGATCGCCGGCGCGCTCGGCGCGGGCTGCTCGATCATCATCAAGCCGGCGGAAGAGACGCCCGGCACGGCGGTCGCCATCGCCCGCTGCTTCCAGGAGGCCGGCCTGCCGGCGGGCGTGCTGAATATGGTGTTCGGCGCGCCGGCCCATGTCAGCCGCGTGCTGCTGGCCTCGCCGATCCCGAAGGCGGTGACGCTCACCGGCTCCACCGCCGTGGGCAAGGAACTCGCCCGGCTCTCCGCCGATACGCTCAAGCGCTGCACCATGGAGCTGGGTGGTCATGCGCCCGTCATCGTCCATGGCGATGCCGATCTGGAGCTGGCCGCCCGCACGCTGGTGGCGTTCAAGTTCCGCAATGCCGGCCAGGTCTGCACCTCGCCGACCCGCTTCTTCATCCATGAATCGCTGTACCAGCCCTTCGTCGCCCGCTTCGTCGAACTGGCCTCGGCGCTGAAGGTCGGCAACGGCCTCGACGCTGGCACCAATATGGGCCCGATGATCGCCCGCCGCCGGCTGGCCGTGATGGAGGAACTGGTGAACGACGCCGTCGCCAAGGGCGCGAGCCTGAAGCTGGGCGGCACGCGCGTCGGCAATCAGGGCCACTTCTTCGCCCCGACCGTGCTCGCCGACGTGCCGGCCGATGCGGCGATCATGTCGAACGAGCCCTTCGGCCCCATCGCCCCTCTCACCTCTTTCGCGGGCTTCGACGAGGTGATCGAGCGCGCCAATGCGCTGCCCTATGGCCTCGCCTCCTTCGTCTTCACCCGTTCCGGCGCGCTGGCGGCGCGCACGGAAGAAGCGCTCGATGCCGGCCTTGTCGGCGTCAACCACATGGCGGTGTCGACGCCGGAAACGCCCTTCGGCGGTGTCAACGAATCCGGCTATGGCTCGGAAAGCGGCATCGAGGGGCTCGACGCCTTCCTGCGCACCAAGTTCGTCACCGAGCTGGCGGCGCTCTGA
- a CDS encoding YoaK family protein, with amino-acid sequence MKYVLPGLLCFNAGFIDTAGFVALHGLFAAHVTGNLVTFAAAIAEGRMPSISKIIAIPVFCLVVIAARLLSRALVTRGYDDFRILMAAKLILLAHAALVAIQLGAPLAADTPNAIMMGMTLVSAMALQNALHRTHLTDAPPSTVMTGTITQLLLDVTHVWKPHPGADHGQVRTRLRRFGVFLASFAAGCTIAAVLYLLAGMWCFLLPPLVAVMEIYMLPPPAAPAGGKG; translated from the coding sequence ATGAAATATGTTCTGCCCGGCCTGCTCTGCTTCAATGCCGGCTTCATCGACACAGCCGGCTTCGTCGCCCTGCACGGGCTGTTCGCCGCGCATGTGACCGGCAATCTCGTCACCTTCGCCGCCGCCATCGCGGAAGGGCGGATGCCCTCGATCTCGAAAATCATCGCGATCCCGGTGTTCTGCCTCGTCGTCATCGCCGCGCGGCTGCTGAGCCGGGCGCTGGTGACGCGGGGCTATGACGATTTCCGCATCCTGATGGCGGCGAAGCTGATCCTGCTCGCCCATGCGGCGCTGGTGGCGATCCAGCTCGGCGCGCCGCTGGCGGCCGATACGCCCAATGCCATCATGATGGGCATGACGCTGGTGAGCGCCATGGCGCTGCAGAACGCGCTGCACCGCACCCACCTTACCGATGCGCCGCCCTCCACCGTGATGACCGGCACCATCACCCAGCTCTTGCTCGACGTGACTCATGTCTGGAAGCCGCATCCCGGCGCCGATCACGGGCAGGTGCGCACGCGGCTGCGCCGCTTCGGCGTCTTCCTCGCCAGCTTCGCCGCCGGCTGCACCATAGCGGCGGTGCTGTATCTGCTGGCGGGAATGTGGTGCTTCCTGCTGCCGCCGCTGGTGGCGGTTATGGAAATCTATATGCTGCCGCCCCCGGCGGCGCCCGCCGGGGGCAAGGGCTAG